The Spinacia oleracea cultivar Varoflay chromosome 2, BTI_SOV_V1, whole genome shotgun sequence DNA segment GTATGAACCAATATCATCTTAGGATTAGTAAAATAGCTGTCTAAACAACAAGCAGGGCTGCCACTGAAGTACCTATGGTAACTTTGCCTGTGATACAGAGCCTACCACGATCCAGTTCTGTTGACTGATCAGCTTCGAAGGGATGTATGATGCCATTTTGTCCTTGTTCTCGGCCAGTTCAGTCCTGCAACAGGTGTTCTTGGTTCTGATTTGTGTTCATCCGATCCCCAATTTATCGGCCTAAGTTGTATTCTATCTTGACAAATATCAGAAGCTTTGATTTGCTACTAAAAATGTGTTCTTAGGCCGATGGttccttttattcattttttcccTTTTGTAGACCTTACTTTTAAAATCTTGGGGACGGTTTTATTtgatttaaaaattttaatttcttttttgggtGGGGGAGGTGGTTAGTGGGAATAGTTGAAGGAATCTGAGAGTTGGGATGTTGTAAATGTTGTGAAATATGATTATCTTTTTAGTTGTAGCTTTAGTCGTTTATTGCTTGTGTATGGCAGGCAGGTTGTCAGGCGCAGGTTTTAATGATTCAATTTGCATTCAGTTTACACCAGCTTTAACCAAGTTAGTTATGTTACATTTGTTATGATCTGACATGAGATTCCTGTTGTTCGCTTGATTGTGTTATTGGCTGGTGTTTTGCCTAAAAGATTCAATAGAAACTGAAAAGAAAATTGACGAGCATGATCCAATTGTGACAGCCAACTGGGTGGTTTGATTCCTGGTCGGTTTTGTGTGCTTAATTTAAAACTCACATGTCAGTTGATTCAAGCTTGTTTTTGTGTACATGACCTACTAGCATCAAGTTGGTGTCGGTCTAGCCTTGAAACTCATTCTATGGAAAGATATATTATTGTTGTGGGAGCAATATGGTATTCCAGATATCaaatttccaaaaaataaagaagaatTGTGCAATAACGTAACATTGACGCTATAAAGAGGATAGATTCTACTGATAGATGAAAAGATAAATCATACATTTACACAACTTTGGCATTACATagacataataataaataataaataataataagaatattGATATTGTTTCGTTGATCAAACCCTTCTAAGAGTATTAGCAGTGGCAGAAGTAGAACGACGAGCAACATAAGCTCTAAGGGAAGGGGATTGTGAGAGTCGGTCAGGTGCAACAGTGGTATAATTCTGGTTACGGTTCTTGTGTTGAATTCTTCTTCTAGCAATATAACCACCAACCCAAGGTGTAACATCCTCATTGATCTTGATCACCGCGAAGAAGATGATACGATAAACTATTATCATGCTGAATATGACACTAAGGTCCACCCATTTTGAACGGCTAACATCAATCTGAAATACATATTCAAGTACGTACTCTCCTGGTATCTTTGGTAGATCTGGTGTCCTGTTGTCAAACACCACCCCCTTTAGGTCATTTTGGTATTGCCCCTGTACGTACAACCAACCAACTCATCAGTAATATATACCAAGTATTATTATGTTATTACTTTACTATAGGGGAAGGGGAGTAAGTAGTTCAAGTACCTGAAGAGCCCAGAAATGGAAACTGATGTAAGACATGGGATAACGCCATACTGGCTTTGGTATGTCCTTGGGGAGCCGGAAGAAGCCCGAAACAAGCATGAATATTCCCTGATAATtattatacatatatacatatcAGAAACAAATTAAATCCCTAACCTTAATTCTTcattagatatataattatatacCTGTATGCCAGCACCAGTAATAATTCCCATGAGGAAATTGGGGACAACGCTGGCGATGGCCATCATTAAGCTCTCAACAACGGTAACACTAGCATAAAGACATAGCACAAAGAATATATAGTGCTCAAACCCTGGATGCAATCGAACCATGAAATAACAAACTGTCCCCGATAGAAAGGTTATCAACATTAGGAATGGCATTGCAGATATTGTGTTGCTTATCACAAATGCTGTTACTCCATAGTGCCCATTCAACCTTTCCCTCTGGAATACCTGCAATTTGTAATTAAATTACTTACTCTTTTTCAATAttaaattacggagtattatttgtAACAAAGAATTCTACCTTCATATCTTCAACAAAGGACGGAAATCCACCAATAGACATAAACGTGACAAAGCCGAAAACAAATGATGCACAAGACCCCCTAGCCTGTAACAGCAAACAAATCATGTTATAATTGtgtagaaaaaagaaaaagaaattattatTGCATAAAAGATTGAATTCGAATTGAATTACCAGTATGGAGTTGAAACTAGTTCCAACATTAAAAAAGATTGATCCAATACAGAAGGTGACAACCACATAAATTACCAGCCTAAGCCAGTAATAACCAAAGTCTCTTGACATATTTGTGAATGAACGTTTTGTTAAGGTGAATGTCTGCATGAAGAAACTCGCCTGACTTCCTCCAGAGTCTATAACAGTTCCTTTCTGCCAAAGTAAGTTTaagtttgaatttttaatatcatCGATCAAACCACAGGTAATTAAGAATAACTAAAGTAAAATTATTTACCACTTTAGAGATTTCTTCAACTCTCTGTAGCGCTGAATAAGACTGTTGAGACGTTGCATAATAGCTTATCAGAGTTCGGGTTGCTTCAGCTGTGGTGATCTTCTCtaaagggtcatcacttgactCGAACtatcaaattttaattaattagcaacATGTAAATTTATTTATCCAATTAATTCAGAAGCCgaaaacatatatattttatatttatatacCCGTAATTTCATGGATCCTTTAAGGGTAGCCTTGACTTTGTCGAAGTCGGAGTTGATACACCTGAGGAAGTGATCAGATGGATTCCTCAAAGCAGGACAAGGAAAACCAGCTTGAGCAAAGAACTGCATCATAATTCATacttaaagaaattaaaaatacatttaaggTGAGATATATCATATATGGAATAAAGAAATTAACCTCATACGCCTCAGTAGCTTGGCCAAAATAAACAGTCTTTCCACCAGAAAGCAAGTACAAGCGATCAAACAGCTCAAAAACCTCACTGCTTGGCTGATGAATGGAGGCGATCACAGTCCTCCCGTCTCTTGACAGTCCACGCAACGTCTCAGTAACGAAGAATGCAGACGCACTACATataacaaacaaacaaagaaacaaagaaacaaagaaACTTGTAAGAATTGAATTGGAATTGAATAAAAAGATGATAGATCGAACAAGTAAACAAGTAACCTGTCTAGACCACTAGTAGGCTCATCAAGAAAGAGCAACCTTGGTCTCATAAGAATCTCAACAGCTATACTAACCCTACGCTTCTCACCACCACTAATACCCCTCAAATGCCAGTTCCCAACCACTGTGTCTGCACAATCTTGAAGTCCCATTTCAATTATGGTGCTTTCTATAAGAGCTTGCTTTTCTGACCACGCCATTTTATCCGGTAAACGAAGCCTTGCTGAATATGCTATTGTTTCTCTTACTGTTAATGTCCCGATCAAGTTATCATCTTGTGTCACATAAGCCTACATCAATCACTTGATACTTTTATTATcatcaattattaattattaattattaattattaattattaattattaattattatcatCAAACATTAACAACAATTGATCAAACTTACCGCAGTGCCGAAAGCGAGCTTAGTTCTGCGACCGTTGAGCAAGATAGTACCAGAGAGGAAAGCATTAGCAGCAAGACGACTAGATAGAGCATCTAAAAGTGTTGATTTACCAGAACCAGAAGGTCCCATTAAAGCAGTAAAACTACCAGCCTCAGCATACCCAGTTAAACTTTCTAACACAGTTTGAGTATCACCGCTACTTAACGTTACCATTACTGTTAGATCTTTCCACGTTAGCCTCGCTGATACATCACCATTGAAGTCTGTAGTTTTATGGTCTCTCCATAGTGTTTCACTTAAAGGACTTAAACCCGGTAGCGCCACCGTCGTCCCACTCCCATGGTTATCTTGTTTGTTTGCTTCTATCTccatttcttaattaattgtaTTTAATTAAGTTAGTTTGGAGAGAagtgtatatttatttatttatttataaagagagagaaaaaaaaagacagagaaagagagagaagtgTGAGCAAGTGTTCAAGGGATGGGAAATGAAGATTGTATGGAGAAGGGTGATGATATTCGTGAATTTGACTAGGACCTTTAGGAGGTTGGGAAGTTATTAGACCATGGAA contains these protein-coding regions:
- the LOC110798570 gene encoding ABC transporter G family member 11 → MEIEANKQDNHGSGTTVALPGLSPLSETLWRDHKTTDFNGDVSARLTWKDLTVMVTLSSGDTQTVLESLTGYAEAGSFTALMGPSGSGKSTLLDALSSRLAANAFLSGTILLNGRRTKLAFGTAAYVTQDDNLIGTLTVRETIAYSARLRLPDKMAWSEKQALIESTIIEMGLQDCADTVVGNWHLRGISGGEKRRVSIAVEILMRPRLLFLDEPTSGLDSASAFFVTETLRGLSRDGRTVIASIHQPSSEVFELFDRLYLLSGGKTVYFGQATEAYEFFAQAGFPCPALRNPSDHFLRCINSDFDKVKATLKGSMKLRFESSDDPLEKITTAEATRTLISYYATSQQSYSALQRVEEISKVKGTVIDSGGSQASFFMQTFTLTKRSFTNMSRDFGYYWLRLVIYVVVTFCIGSIFFNVGTSFNSILARGSCASFVFGFVTFMSIGGFPSFVEDMKVFQRERLNGHYGVTAFVISNTISAMPFLMLITFLSGTVCYFMVRLHPGFEHYIFFVLCLYASVTVVESLMMAIASVVPNFLMGIITGAGIQGIFMLVSGFFRLPKDIPKPVWRYPMSYISFHFWALQGQYQNDLKGVVFDNRTPDLPKIPGEYVLEYVFQIDVSRSKWVDLSVIFSMIIVYRIIFFAVIKINEDVTPWVGGYIARRRIQHKNRNQNYTTVAPDRLSQSPSLRAYVARRSTSATANTLRRV